A single window of Pontibacillus chungwhensis DNA harbors:
- a CDS encoding solute:sodium symporter family transporter, protein MQQSGLWLTIVSCILFMALVAYISYRKTKGSTSDSAGYFLAGRGLTGTVIAGSLLLTNLSAEQLVGLNGQAFRANLTNMAWEVTAAFAIVLLALYLLPKYMNANITTLPEFLSKRFDEGVRRYTVILFMLGYVFVTIPSMLYSGALAVLKLFDVPSLLNLSYTQSVWLVIWVIGIIGAIYAIFGGLKAVAVSDTINGIGLLIVGAIVPILGIISLGNGEFLSGVETLTTENADKLNAIGGPDDSVPFGTIFSGLLFANMFYWATNQYVIQRTLGAGSLKEGQKGVIFSGFFKLLVPFFMMIPGVIAFHQYGGELKSVDLAYPTLVANVLPSYMNGFFLAVLLGAVLSSFNSLLNSASTMFAFDIYKTSINKNATDQQMIRVSKWVGTLIALATFFISPMLLNAPNGLWDLIRKFTGFFNIPIITIVLMGVLTKRIPALAAKVVVIFHVFAYYMMVWGFEQLFGLTVSIHFIHIYGILFATELAMMLIIGYVKPRRTAYQMPHNPSVEMTPWKYAMPTSIFLFACVGQTYIVFSPIGVAYTEGIVSSYFWPATGVLALLTVVCILFSLRSWNEKYMKSSSFGSLRQKGKNLKEQWGSSSSSDQVYPSQNSNEV, encoded by the coding sequence ATGCAACAATCAGGACTTTGGCTTACAATTGTATCTTGTATTTTATTCATGGCATTAGTTGCTTACATATCTTACAGGAAAACAAAAGGTAGCACATCCGATTCTGCAGGGTATTTCCTAGCAGGACGAGGATTAACCGGAACCGTTATCGCAGGTTCATTACTTTTAACCAATCTCTCTGCAGAACAACTTGTCGGTTTAAATGGACAAGCCTTCCGAGCAAATTTAACGAACATGGCGTGGGAAGTCACCGCCGCCTTTGCGATCGTTCTACTCGCTCTCTATCTCTTACCTAAATACATGAATGCAAATATCACAACGTTACCAGAATTCCTAAGTAAACGATTTGATGAAGGCGTACGCCGGTATACAGTCATCCTCTTTATGTTAGGGTATGTATTTGTAACTATTCCTTCTATGCTATATTCTGGTGCGCTTGCGGTATTAAAACTGTTTGATGTTCCTTCATTATTAAACTTATCTTACACCCAATCCGTTTGGCTTGTGATTTGGGTTATCGGAATCATCGGAGCTATTTACGCCATCTTTGGTGGTTTGAAAGCCGTTGCGGTATCCGATACGATCAATGGAATCGGTCTCTTAATTGTCGGCGCAATTGTGCCAATATTGGGAATAATTTCACTAGGAAACGGTGAATTCTTAAGCGGGGTTGAGACCCTTACGACAGAGAATGCAGATAAGTTAAACGCAATTGGGGGTCCAGATGATTCTGTACCATTTGGCACAATCTTCTCTGGTCTTCTGTTCGCTAACATGTTCTACTGGGCAACAAACCAGTATGTTATTCAGCGTACACTTGGAGCCGGAAGCTTAAAAGAAGGACAAAAAGGGGTAATCTTCTCTGGGTTCTTCAAACTTCTAGTTCCGTTCTTTATGATGATCCCAGGCGTCATCGCTTTCCATCAGTACGGCGGTGAATTAAAATCAGTAGACTTAGCTTATCCGACACTCGTAGCAAATGTCCTTCCTTCTTACATGAATGGCTTTTTCTTAGCTGTGTTACTTGGAGCTGTATTAAGTTCCTTTAACTCTCTATTAAACAGTGCATCTACGATGTTTGCTTTTGACATTTATAAGACGAGTATTAATAAAAATGCAACAGATCAACAAATGATTCGAGTGAGTAAATGGGTTGGAACGCTAATCGCTTTAGCAACGTTCTTCATCTCTCCGATGCTCTTAAATGCACCAAACGGGCTATGGGATCTAATTCGTAAGTTTACCGGATTCTTTAACATTCCGATTATCACCATTGTCTTAATGGGTGTGTTAACAAAACGAATCCCAGCCCTAGCAGCAAAAGTCGTAGTGATCTTCCACGTATTTGCTTATTACATGATGGTATGGGGCTTCGAACAACTCTTTGGTTTAACCGTATCCATACACTTCATCCATATCTATGGCATCTTATTCGCCACAGAACTTGCGATGATGCTTATTATCGGCTATGTTAAGCCAAGAAGAACAGCTTATCAAATGCCTCACAACCCTAGTGTTGAAATGACACCTTGGAAATATGCCATGCCGACTTCGATCTTCTTGTTCGCATGCGTCGGTCAAACGTATATTGTGTTCTCCCCTATCGGAGTAGCATACACTGAAGGAATCGTTTCCTCTTACTTCTGGCCAGCCACAGGGGTGTTGGCCCTACTGACAGTTGTCTGCATATTGTTTAGCTTACGAAGCTGGAATGAGAAGTATATGAAATCAAGTTCGTTTGGTTCCCTTCGCCAAAAAGGGAAAAACCTTAAGGAACAATGGGGATCATCCTCTTCTAGTGACCAGGTTTATCCTTCTCAAAATAGCAACGAAGTGTAA
- a CDS encoding nucleoside hydrolase, whose protein sequence is MKKDETHWAGNGDGLLKNVLIFTDIGVDDTFALLYAFNHPEIRVVGVVAGFGNVSKEKVTRNAYYVLKQLNKVSVPLISGASRAFAGDEPTYYEEIHGISGLGNIETEIEEFTFYNFDKVFEIIDETEDLVIVNMGRLTSLAMAYIISPERMQRTSRVVIMGGAFLVPGNVTPYAEANFFGDPVAANVVLENTGPDKIVLCPLNASMKGVITPYIVENIVSESVTEIGSLIGKLYEPYYAFYQKQHPSLNGAPMHDLLTIVYVSNPSLFKSVKRNVTVEESSYLTTGVSVADFRDQPQVNETFNNYCEILLDIDYPSFITEITTTIIGNI, encoded by the coding sequence GTGAAAAAAGATGAAACGCATTGGGCAGGGAATGGGGATGGTCTGTTGAAAAATGTGCTGATCTTTACCGATATCGGCGTGGATGATACGTTCGCGCTTCTTTACGCATTTAATCACCCTGAAATTCGAGTTGTGGGGGTTGTGGCAGGCTTCGGGAATGTATCAAAAGAAAAAGTAACTCGTAACGCTTATTATGTGTTAAAACAGTTGAATAAGGTAAGTGTCCCTTTAATCAGTGGGGCTTCGCGGGCATTTGCCGGGGATGAGCCTACTTATTATGAAGAGATCCATGGGATTAGTGGCTTAGGTAATATAGAGACAGAGATTGAGGAATTTACTTTTTATAATTTTGATAAGGTGTTTGAAATTATTGATGAAACAGAGGACCTTGTTATTGTTAACATGGGACGCCTTACCTCCTTGGCTATGGCTTACATTATTTCACCTGAAAGGATGCAGAGGACCTCAAGGGTGGTCATTATGGGAGGAGCGTTTTTAGTACCTGGAAATGTTACGCCTTATGCGGAGGCCAATTTCTTTGGTGATCCCGTGGCTGCAAATGTAGTGTTAGAGAATACAGGACCTGATAAAATCGTTCTCTGTCCTTTAAACGCTTCAATGAAAGGGGTTATTACACCGTATATCGTAGAGAATATCGTCAGTGAATCCGTAACGGAAATTGGCTCTCTGATAGGTAAACTCTATGAACCGTATTATGCTTTTTATCAAAAACAACACCCTTCTTTGAACGGTGCCCCCATGCATGATTTATTAACAATAGTTTACGTTTCGAACCCATCATTATTTAAAAGTGTGAAGCGGAATGTGACCGTAGAAGAGTCTTCTTACTTAACCACAGGGGTCAGCGTAGCAGATTTCAGGGACCAACCCCAGGTAAATGAAACCTTCAATAACTATTGTGAAATACTACTCGATATCGATTACCCTTCCTTTATTACAGAAATCACCACAACGATTATTGGTAACATTTAA
- a CDS encoding aminotransferase class I/II-fold pyridoxal phosphate-dependent enzyme, producing MRRYEIETEFAQTGNRSESITGTVNPPLYLSTAYRHPGVGQSMGYDYVRTGNPTRNLLEDKIAELESGREGFAFSSGMAAIQAIFSIYEPGDHFIVTQDVYGGSYRLFETHFKKFGLSFSYVQGNGRKEFEACIQSNTKGIFIESPTNPLMHQINIEEIAQLTNERDLHLIVDNTFYTPYIQRPIELGADIVIHSATKYIGGHNDCLAGLVVAESEEVCTSLRLEQNGSGAVLSPFDSWLLIRGLKTLPLRMKQQEQNAKELVQFLSEHSLIADVLYPGRGGMISFRVTEEALAPKLLEYFELITFAESLGGVETFITYPATQTHADIPEDVRTSYGVCNRLLRLSVGIESIEDLTADFAHALDHANQSLSTTN from the coding sequence GTGAGACGATATGAAATTGAAACGGAATTTGCGCAAACTGGAAACCGAAGTGAGAGTATAACAGGGACGGTCAATCCTCCCCTTTATTTATCAACGGCCTACCGTCATCCTGGGGTTGGTCAATCAATGGGCTATGATTACGTACGAACAGGAAATCCGACTCGTAATCTATTAGAAGATAAAATTGCGGAGCTAGAGAGCGGACGAGAAGGGTTTGCATTCAGTTCAGGAATGGCTGCTATCCAGGCGATTTTCTCCATCTATGAACCTGGAGATCATTTCATTGTGACACAAGACGTCTACGGAGGTTCTTATCGTTTATTTGAAACGCATTTCAAGAAGTTTGGACTTTCTTTCTCCTATGTCCAAGGAAATGGCAGAAAGGAATTTGAAGCCTGTATCCAGTCAAATACAAAAGGCATTTTCATCGAATCACCAACAAATCCTCTTATGCATCAAATTAATATAGAAGAAATCGCTCAGCTTACAAACGAGCGGGACCTTCATTTAATTGTAGATAACACGTTTTATACCCCGTATATCCAGCGCCCTATTGAACTTGGAGCAGATATCGTGATCCACAGTGCAACGAAATACATAGGAGGACACAACGATTGTCTGGCAGGACTTGTCGTCGCCGAAAGTGAAGAGGTATGCACTTCTCTACGTTTAGAACAAAATGGTTCAGGCGCGGTGTTGTCCCCATTTGACAGCTGGCTTTTAATACGAGGCCTTAAAACCCTGCCTCTCCGCATGAAGCAACAGGAACAAAATGCGAAAGAGCTTGTTCAATTTCTCTCCGAACATTCACTAATAGCGGATGTATTATACCCTGGTCGCGGCGGAATGATCTCCTTCCGTGTCACAGAGGAAGCGCTCGCTCCTAAACTACTAGAATACTTTGAGCTTATTACATTTGCTGAGAGCCTTGGTGGGGTGGAAACGTTTATTACCTATCCGGCTACCCAAACCCATGCGGATATCCCAGAAGACGTGCGCACCAGTTACGGCGTCTGCAACCGGCTTCTTCGCCTATCTGTTGGAATCGAATCCATTGAAGATCTCACGGCAGACTTCGCACATGCACTCGACCACGCAAACCAAAGCCTAAGCACCACCAACTAA
- a CDS encoding gamma-glutamyl-gamma-aminobutyrate hydrolase family protein: MKPLIGISGSIIIDQGGRFPGYDRAYVNNDYVQSVLRAGGVPFILPVLEDDEAVTAQAAAMDGLVLSGGQDVNPLLYNEEPRPKQGSPFPERDHSEAILAKEMIRQGKPVFAICRGVQILNVTYGGSLYQDVSYMDQEPLKHDQYNKPWQESHTITTEPDSVMREQFGETTITNSFHHQAIKDVAPGFKATAYAADGVVEAIEKEDTQSFVIGVQWHAEMMTSKHERMQQLFDRFVREVINVKKF, from the coding sequence ATGAAACCACTTATCGGAATATCTGGAAGTATTATAATTGACCAAGGCGGCCGCTTCCCTGGTTATGACCGCGCCTACGTTAACAATGACTATGTTCAATCCGTATTACGAGCAGGAGGTGTGCCTTTTATTCTCCCTGTATTAGAGGATGATGAAGCCGTCACAGCTCAAGCGGCTGCGATGGATGGTCTTGTTCTTTCTGGAGGCCAAGATGTAAATCCATTACTCTATAATGAAGAACCAAGACCAAAACAAGGCTCCCCGTTCCCAGAGCGTGACCATTCAGAAGCCATTCTCGCTAAAGAAATGATTCGTCAGGGTAAGCCTGTATTTGCGATCTGCCGCGGAGTGCAAATCTTGAACGTAACGTACGGGGGCTCCCTCTACCAAGATGTCTCCTATATGGATCAGGAGCCATTAAAGCACGATCAGTACAATAAACCTTGGCAAGAATCTCATACCATCACAACAGAGCCTGACAGTGTGATGCGCGAACAATTCGGTGAAACAACTATCACAAACTCCTTCCACCACCAGGCCATCAAAGACGTTGCGCCAGGCTTTAAAGCGACAGCCTATGCAGCAGACGGAGTGGTTGAAGCCATAGAGAAAGAAGACACTCAAAGCTTCGTGATCGGTGTGCAATGGCACGCAGAAATGATGACTTCTAAGCATGAGCGCATGCAACAATTATTCGATCGATTCGTCAGAGAAGTCATTAACGTAAAAAAATTCTGA
- a CDS encoding glutathione ABC transporter substrate-binding protein translates to MKLSRLLTVLSLALVLVVAGCSNGGDSEEDTSSKNNEKATPPSSEEGLTIAVESNFTSLDPHDTNDNQSYSAQSAIYEGLLGFDEDLNIVPVLAKDYSANEDSTEFTFTLKEGIKFHDGAPFNAEAVKANIDRLSNPESQLRRASLFELVEKTEVLSEYEVKVTLKEPFGAMPNNFAHPAAAMISPKALEQSNQDLARNPAGTGPFEFVEWKSGDHLTVKKNEDYREEGVPKVDQIKFKPVPESGSRVAMLQTGEADFAFPVAPNQVETLKEEDGVSIETKPSLVVKYFSMNTMKEPFTNPKVRKALNYAIDKEAYIKVVYDGYASTTKSVIAPNTQHYEEQEVYEYDPEKAKELLAEAGYPDGFETTIWGGTSSLKQKMMSFYKQQLSEVGVTLNVVPMEGGTLGDKIWGVDNPEDAELELYNGGWSPSTADADWGMRPLFSSNSFPPDAYNTAYYKNEKVDELLQKGLSTADDEKRGEYYAEAQEIIWDEAPWVPLAVPDLLYGKQDYVNGLTMLPSGVMDLKQAEIVSE, encoded by the coding sequence GTGAAATTATCACGGTTACTTACAGTCCTATCTCTTGCCCTCGTACTTGTTGTGGCTGGTTGCAGCAACGGCGGAGATTCTGAAGAGGACACATCTTCTAAAAATAATGAAAAAGCAACGCCCCCTTCTAGTGAAGAAGGATTAACGATTGCGGTGGAGAGCAACTTTACAAGTTTAGACCCGCATGACACGAACGACAACCAATCTTATTCAGCACAGTCTGCCATTTACGAAGGCTTACTTGGATTTGATGAAGATTTAAATATCGTACCAGTCTTAGCGAAAGACTATAGTGCGAATGAAGATTCAACTGAATTTACTTTTACATTAAAAGAAGGAATCAAATTCCACGACGGGGCTCCTTTTAATGCAGAAGCGGTAAAAGCGAACATCGATCGTTTATCCAATCCTGAGAGCCAGCTTCGTCGCGCCTCTTTATTTGAACTTGTTGAGAAGACAGAAGTACTTAGTGAATATGAAGTGAAAGTTACGCTGAAAGAACCATTTGGCGCTATGCCGAATAACTTCGCGCACCCAGCAGCTGCGATGATCAGCCCGAAAGCACTAGAACAAAGCAATCAAGACCTGGCTCGTAACCCAGCGGGTACTGGACCTTTTGAATTTGTTGAATGGAAAAGCGGCGATCATCTGACGGTTAAGAAGAATGAAGATTACCGCGAAGAAGGAGTACCGAAAGTTGACCAAATTAAGTTCAAACCGGTACCTGAAAGTGGATCACGCGTAGCGATGCTTCAAACAGGCGAAGCGGATTTCGCATTCCCTGTAGCACCGAACCAGGTTGAGACACTTAAAGAAGAAGACGGGGTTTCCATTGAAACGAAACCATCTCTTGTTGTGAAGTATTTCTCTATGAACACGATGAAAGAACCATTTACGAATCCAAAGGTTCGTAAAGCATTGAACTATGCAATCGACAAAGAAGCGTATATCAAAGTTGTGTACGATGGCTATGCGTCTACAACGAAATCTGTGATTGCGCCAAATACACAGCACTATGAAGAACAAGAAGTGTATGAGTACGATCCTGAGAAAGCGAAGGAATTACTTGCAGAAGCAGGTTATCCAGATGGCTTTGAAACAACTATTTGGGGCGGTACAAGCTCGTTAAAGCAAAAAATGATGTCATTCTATAAACAACAGTTAAGCGAAGTCGGTGTCACGTTAAACGTGGTACCAATGGAAGGTGGAACGTTAGGCGATAAGATCTGGGGTGTTGATAACCCTGAAGACGCTGAGCTAGAGCTATACAATGGAGGTTGGTCTCCATCTACAGCTGATGCTGACTGGGGTATGCGTCCGCTATTTAGCAGCAACTCATTCCCACCAGATGCCTACAACACAGCTTACTATAAGAATGAAAAAGTGGATGAGCTTCTTCAAAAAGGATTATCCACGGCTGATGACGAGAAGCGCGGTGAATATTACGCAGAAGCACAAGAAATCATCTGGGACGAAGCACCTTGGGTTCCTCTTGCTGTACCAGATCTTCTTTATGGAAAGCAAGATTACGTAAACGGATTAACGATGCTTCCTTCTGGTGTAATGGACTTAAAACAAGCAGAAATCGTATCAGAATAA
- the nikB gene encoding nickel ABC transporter permease, which yields MLKYSVKRILGMIPLLFVISIIAFMFVHLIPGDPARLIAGTDATIEEIENIREKYGLDQPLYQQYFDYMGNLFQGDLGQSIVTGRPVLDMLLERFGPTLSLTLASMAWALIFGLLIGVISAVKRNKWPDHLSMFLAVSGVSIPSFWLGLMMIQLFSVQLGWFPTGGIGGIETYILPSFTLGAGVAAIIARFTRSSLMDVLKEDYIRTGRSKGLTEYKVINRHAVRNALIPVVTMSGLQFGFLLSGSIITETIFSWPGLGRLLINSITARDYPVIQSEILLFSLEFLLINLLVDLLYGFLNPKIRYEEGS from the coding sequence ATGCTGAAGTATAGCGTGAAGCGGATACTTGGAATGATTCCGCTTTTATTTGTTATTTCTATTATTGCCTTCATGTTCGTTCATTTAATTCCAGGCGACCCGGCCAGACTAATCGCAGGGACGGATGCAACGATTGAAGAAATTGAGAATATCCGCGAAAAGTATGGCTTAGATCAGCCGCTTTATCAGCAATATTTTGATTATATGGGGAACTTGTTTCAGGGGGACCTTGGTCAATCGATCGTAACAGGACGCCCAGTCTTAGATATGCTGTTGGAACGATTCGGACCAACACTCAGCCTGACGTTAGCCAGTATGGCCTGGGCGCTCATTTTTGGACTGTTAATCGGTGTCATTTCAGCGGTTAAACGAAACAAGTGGCCAGATCACTTATCTATGTTTCTTGCCGTATCAGGCGTATCGATTCCATCCTTTTGGCTTGGTCTTATGATGATTCAACTGTTCTCTGTTCAGCTAGGATGGTTCCCAACAGGGGGCATTGGCGGAATTGAGACCTATATCCTTCCGTCCTTTACTCTAGGAGCTGGTGTGGCAGCGATCATTGCCCGTTTCACAAGGTCCTCTTTAATGGATGTGTTAAAAGAAGACTATATACGTACGGGACGCTCGAAAGGCCTGACTGAATATAAAGTCATTAACCGGCATGCTGTAAGGAATGCATTAATCCCGGTTGTGACAATGTCTGGTTTACAGTTTGGTTTCTTGTTAAGTGGATCCATTATTACAGAGACGATCTTTAGCTGGCCGGGTCTTGGCCGATTGCTCATTAACTCGATTACTGCACGGGATTATCCGGTGATCCAGTCTGAGATTCTTTTATTCTCCCTTGAGTTTTTACTCATTAACCTTTTAGTAGATCTGTTATACGGATTCTTAAATCCAAAAATTCGATATGAGGAGGGATCGTAA
- a CDS encoding ABC transporter permease subunit, producing MAEAAKKPEEQEEKKVTPFGQFFKSFKKQKVSFAAGIFLLLLFIIAILGPWIAPYGPQEYDYDNLLSGPSWEHLAGTDDFGRDIFSRILHGAWISLSVGLSSVFIGALLGTILGIISGYFGKWIDSAIMRVMDVLLAFPGMLLAIGIIAILGPGLFNVVMAVAIFSVPVFARIIRSSTLAIKSTLYVEATQSIGSSHFRVIMKHIFPGTVSTLIVYFTMRIGSAILIAAGLSFLGLGADPSTPEWGAMLSNGRDYLNNAPHVTFFPGLAIFLTVLAFNLLGDGLRDALDPKIRD from the coding sequence ATGGCGGAAGCAGCGAAGAAACCTGAAGAACAGGAAGAGAAAAAAGTAACACCGTTCGGGCAGTTCTTTAAATCATTTAAGAAACAGAAAGTGTCCTTTGCTGCGGGAATCTTTTTACTCCTATTATTCATTATAGCCATACTCGGCCCGTGGATCGCTCCTTATGGACCACAAGAATATGATTATGACAACCTATTATCTGGGCCATCTTGGGAACACTTAGCCGGGACGGATGACTTCGGAAGAGATATCTTCAGTCGGATCTTGCACGGAGCGTGGATCTCCCTTTCCGTGGGGTTATCATCTGTCTTTATTGGTGCCTTGCTGGGCACAATTTTAGGTATTATTAGCGGCTATTTTGGCAAGTGGATCGATAGTGCGATTATGCGTGTCATGGACGTTTTACTTGCTTTTCCGGGGATGCTTCTTGCGATTGGGATTATTGCCATATTAGGCCCAGGGCTCTTTAATGTCGTGATGGCCGTTGCTATTTTCAGTGTGCCGGTCTTTGCCCGCATCATACGGAGCAGCACGCTTGCGATTAAATCAACGCTCTATGTGGAAGCGACTCAATCGATCGGGTCCTCACACTTCCGCGTCATTATGAAACACATCTTCCCAGGTACCGTATCGACACTCATTGTGTACTTTACAATGCGTATCGGGTCCGCGATCTTAATTGCAGCAGGTCTTAGTTTCTTAGGGCTTGGTGCAGACCCGTCAACACCTGAATGGGGAGCGATGCTAAGTAATGGTCGCGATTATTTAAATAATGCGCCACACGTTACGTTTTTCCCAGGGCTTGCGATCTTCCTGACCGTGCTTGCCTTTAATTTACTAGGGGACGGACTGCGTGATGCGCTCGATCCGAAAATACGAGATTAG
- a CDS encoding ABC transporter ATP-binding protein has protein sequence MTEPILSIQQLYTSFRVDGETIPAVEGIDLSLYPGEIVGLVGESGSGKSVTSLSVMQLLDETPGEVTGGEILFEGKDLLKFTDRQKRKVRGNDISMIFQEPMTSLNPVLKIGKQLVEAIREHQRISGADARKHAVHMLNQVGIPRAEEIMTEYPHQLSGGMRQRVMIAMAMSCDPKVLIADEPTTALDVTIQAQILDVMRNMRKEHDTSILFITHDLGVIAEMCDRVAVMYSGRIVEQGTVYEIFENPKHPYTKGLLGSIPKLGAKEDRLASIQGQVPTVEDRPKGCKFANRCPFVMDHCWEEEPPLFDGQNRCWLHEREEATE, from the coding sequence ATGACAGAACCAATCTTATCGATTCAACAACTTTACACTAGCTTCCGCGTTGACGGCGAAACCATTCCGGCGGTGGAGGGCATTGATTTATCCCTTTACCCTGGTGAAATTGTGGGTCTCGTCGGTGAATCCGGAAGTGGAAAAAGTGTAACCTCCTTATCCGTTATGCAACTCCTCGATGAGACGCCAGGAGAAGTAACGGGTGGAGAAATCCTTTTTGAAGGAAAAGATTTATTGAAATTCACAGATCGTCAGAAGCGAAAAGTTCGCGGGAATGACATTTCGATGATTTTCCAGGAACCTATGACATCCTTAAACCCTGTCTTAAAAATAGGGAAGCAGCTTGTCGAAGCGATTCGTGAGCATCAACGAATAAGCGGTGCCGATGCCCGTAAGCATGCGGTTCATATGCTGAACCAAGTAGGCATACCCCGTGCTGAGGAAATCATGACGGAATACCCTCACCAGCTCTCAGGTGGTATGCGCCAGCGTGTGATGATTGCGATGGCCATGTCTTGTGATCCGAAAGTTCTGATCGCGGATGAACCCACAACTGCTCTTGATGTAACGATTCAGGCCCAAATCTTAGATGTTATGCGCAACATGCGTAAGGAGCACGACACGTCGATCCTCTTTATCACACACGATTTAGGCGTCATTGCTGAGATGTGTGACCGGGTCGCTGTGATGTATTCAGGTCGAATCGTTGAACAGGGAACGGTGTATGAAATCTTCGAAAATCCGAAGCACCCGTATACGAAAGGGTTACTAGGATCCATTCCAAAGCTTGGGGCAAAAGAGGATCGCTTAGCATCTATTCAAGGTCAGGTGCCTACTGTTGAGGACCGTCCTAAAGGGTGTAAGTTCGCCAACCGTTGTCCGTTTGTTATGGATCATTGCTGGGAAGAGGAACCGCCATTATTTGATGGTCAGAACCGTTGCTGGCTGCATGAACGAGAGGAGGCTACAGAATGA
- a CDS encoding ABC transporter ATP-binding protein, translated as MSEPLLKVEGLKKHFVSQKGFSKSSKQVVKAVDGISFDIKPGETFGLVGESGCGKSTTGRMIMRMLEETEGTITFDGQRMDQLSGRELKKARKDFQMIFQDPYASLNPRMTVRDIIAEPLIVHEMETENGIDARVYELLDTVGLPRKVAGRYPHEFSGGQRQRIGIARALAVRPKLIIADEPVSALDVSIQSQVLNLLKDLQDEFDLTYLFIAHDLSVVDFISDRIGVMYLGKLVEVGDRESIIQNPQHPYTRALLSAVPVPDPRAKRERIVLEGDLPSPSNPPSGCPFHTRCPFAWERCVNETPQLQTAETTGHTAACHLLD; from the coding sequence ATGAGCGAGCCATTACTGAAAGTGGAAGGACTGAAGAAGCACTTTGTCAGTCAAAAAGGGTTTAGCAAAAGTTCCAAACAGGTTGTGAAAGCCGTCGATGGCATCTCCTTTGATATCAAGCCTGGTGAAACATTTGGGCTTGTGGGGGAGTCGGGTTGTGGGAAATCGACAACCGGTCGAATGATCATGCGAATGCTTGAGGAGACAGAAGGGACGATCACCTTTGATGGTCAACGGATGGATCAGTTATCAGGGAGAGAGTTAAAGAAAGCTCGAAAAGATTTTCAAATGATCTTCCAGGATCCTTATGCTTCCCTGAATCCAAGAATGACAGTGCGAGATATTATTGCTGAGCCGTTAATCGTTCATGAAATGGAGACTGAAAACGGGATTGATGCGAGGGTATATGAACTGCTTGATACAGTCGGGTTACCTCGAAAAGTTGCCGGGCGTTATCCTCATGAATTTAGCGGGGGTCAAAGGCAGCGCATCGGAATTGCCAGAGCGCTTGCTGTGAGACCGAAGTTGATTATTGCCGATGAACCCGTGTCAGCTTTAGATGTGTCCATTCAGTCTCAGGTATTGAATTTGTTGAAGGATCTGCAGGATGAATTCGACTTAACCTACTTATTCATTGCGCATGACTTAAGTGTAGTTGACTTCATCTCAGACCGAATCGGCGTTATGTATTTAGGAAAGCTCGTTGAGGTCGGGGATCGCGAATCCATTATTCAAAATCCACAGCACCCGTACACAAGAGCGCTTCTTTCCGCCGTGCCCGTACCAGACCCAAGAGCGAAGAGGGAGCGGATTGTCCTTGAAGGAGACCTGCCAAGCCCGTCCAATCCACCATCAGGCTGTCCCTTCCATACCCGCTGTCCTTTCGCATGGGAACGCTGTGTAAACGAAACACCACAACTCCAAACAGCCGAAACCACAGGCCACACCGCCGCCTGCCACCTCCTCGACTAA
- a CDS encoding STM3941 family protein, with protein sequence MTFYYSKGKLVSLTVLCFLIGIGCAFVSYFAFTDNELFIGSLVLLASLVLLICGGVYIKKATNTKPYVILTDEQVTLYVTRDEAVHIPYEDIVDVIPYEIHRNRFLGLQLADEERYAKQMPQKVKRLSNMNVKMGYPMYNIMLSQLKDPQGLMEALGTRLERKEMI encoded by the coding sequence ATGACTTTCTATTATTCTAAGGGGAAACTCGTTTCCTTAACTGTTCTATGTTTCTTAATCGGGATCGGTTGTGCGTTCGTTTCTTATTTTGCTTTTACAGATAACGAACTCTTCATCGGATCCTTAGTTCTACTCGCTTCACTCGTTCTGCTCATTTGTGGAGGCGTTTATATCAAAAAGGCGACCAATACGAAACCATATGTGATTCTGACAGATGAACAAGTAACGTTATATGTAACAAGGGATGAAGCGGTCCATATCCCTTATGAAGATATTGTGGACGTAATTCCGTATGAAATCCATCGCAATCGATTCTTAGGACTACAGTTAGCAGACGAAGAGCGCTATGCGAAACAAATGCCACAGAAAGTGAAGCGTCTGTCCAATATGAACGTAAAGATGGGGTATCCCATGTATAACATTATGTTGAGTCAACTGAAAGATCCACAAGGACTTATGGAAGCACTAGGCACACGTTTGGAAAGAAAAGAAATGATATAA